The stretch of DNA ATTAGATGATGGTGAGAGAACTGCTAGGTGTCAGAGTTATGAACCGTCTGTTAAGGAGTCTGTCTGAAGGAGCAAAACGCGCGGTGCGGCCGATCGCCCTGAGATACTTGGGGTTGTGCAGCATTGCGGTTCTGGCTGCTGCCCCGGCCTTGGGAGCACAGCGAGTTTACGTGACTTATGGCCCCCTGGAAATTTCAGTGCCCATAGAGTCTTTAGAGCTGTTTGTGCAGACAGGCGTAATCGATCACACTTGGGATGGCTTCGCTCAGTACGCCAACCAGCAGCAGCTAGCTCAGTTGCGACAGGCACTGCAAGCAAAGGCCGAAGTCAGCCCCGTGACTATTTCTCAGTTCCTTTACACCCCCCAAGGTGAAGTGTTGCTGGAACGTTTGGGGCGAGTCGTGCAGACAAAGGGGCGACAGCCTGGTTTTTATGCAATTCGAGCGGCGTTAATTCTAGCAGCGGCAGATGCAGAGGGTTTGACACCGATCAATGTGCTCAAAAAATTTCCGACTTATGGGATTCGGATCGATATTGCACGGGGGTTAGAACTGGTTAATCAGCTAACGGCTTTGGTAAATAGGTCAAACCGAGCGATCGCAGGAGTAATCGAGTTGGCAAACGCCCAAGCTGCATCGGAACCAGCAGTTAACCTTTCCGAGTTCCAAACTCCAGACCGACGGGGGGCGCTGAGTTGGGAAAAAGTTTCTCTGACAATGATGAGTAAAAACCGCCAGGGGCGTAGTTTTCCCTTCGATCTGTATTTGCCTACAGGCGGGTCATTACCGGCACCATTAATTGTCATTTCTCACGGTTTAGGCTCAGACCGCTACTCCTTTGCCTATTTAGCCGAACATTTGGCCTCTTACGGATTTGCCGTTGCTGTCCCGGAACATCCCGGTAGCAGTTCTCAACAGTTGCAGAACTTGGTGGTAGGTAGAGCAAGTGAGGTGGCCCAACCTACAGAATTTGTCGATCGCCCTCTAGATATTAAGGATCTGCTCGATTTCCTAGATACCCTTCCTGCATCTGACCCCAAATATCAAGGAAAAATGGACTTGCAGCGAGTGGGGGTAATCGGTCAGTCTTTCGGCGGCTATACAGCTTTGGCTTTAGCGGGGGGAGGGATTAATTTTGAGCAACTAGATAAGGATTGCGAGCAAGAGTTCGATACTTGGAATATTTCGTTACTGCTTCAATGTCGCGCTCAAACTCTGCGCCGTCGGGATTACAATTTGAGCGATAGCCGGGTTAAAGCTGCGATCGCCATCAATCCGATTGTCAGCAGCATTCTAGGCGAATCAAACCTCAGCCAAATTCAAGTCCCTGTAATGATTTTAGCTGCCACTGCCGATACAGTTGCACCAGCGGTGCTCGAACAGATTCAACCCTTTACCTGGCTAACAAACCCTGAGAAATATCTCGTACTGCTCAACAACGGCACACATTTCTCGACGATCGATGAATCCCCTGAGAGTGTTTTCCGGGTTCCTACTAATGCTATTG from Kamptonema formosum PCC 6407 encodes:
- a CDS encoding alpha/beta hydrolase, with translation MNRLLRSLSEGAKRAVRPIALRYLGLCSIAVLAAAPALGAQRVYVTYGPLEISVPIESLELFVQTGVIDHTWDGFAQYANQQQLAQLRQALQAKAEVSPVTISQFLYTPQGEVLLERLGRVVQTKGRQPGFYAIRAALILAAADAEGLTPINVLKKFPTYGIRIDIARGLELVNQLTALVNRSNRAIAGVIELANAQAASEPAVNLSEFQTPDRRGALSWEKVSLTMMSKNRQGRSFPFDLYLPTGGSLPAPLIVISHGLGSDRYSFAYLAEHLASYGFAVAVPEHPGSSSQQLQNLVVGRASEVAQPTEFVDRPLDIKDLLDFLDTLPASDPKYQGKMDLQRVGVIGQSFGGYTALALAGGGINFEQLDKDCEQEFDTWNISLLLQCRAQTLRRRDYNLSDSRVKAAIAINPIVSSILGESNLSQIQVPVMILAATADTVAPAVLEQIQPFTWLTNPEKYLVLLNNGTHFSTIDESPESVFRVPTNAIGPEPALARRYLNGLSVAFMETYLANDQNFRRYLQPSYIKGISKDVLGLSILRSLSKEQLEQLLSGKSSPTLPASPPQPAPAKP